Proteins found in one Cheilinus undulatus linkage group 9, ASM1832078v1, whole genome shotgun sequence genomic segment:
- the blm gene encoding Bloom syndrome protein homolog isoform X3: MTSLPQNNLKEQLARHSNAAQSKVSLAKPKTGAFSFKKKTSAGTTKVEIPTKLDGPQKSKNNSFFPVSSKGKSDSSSDGNCSAGQAPSALSAIKVTPTLTKSDNQSARGTRESSLSGDASLGIMMDDWDDFDDFETPNKGKNDSFGSGLSGKSKNPSLSLSEEKKQDSCENKSGPFRREKSGLKKDKHEDIHSKATLSPGPGMNPDPDGSEVEDSPVKMTRRRLPPPPVLSVLSDSEEEDYVVLEPSKLNTEKKTLVDPKVIELNNSEPEEELDYIPPSPIPDEISYTSASALEKRPSSADTQSRETVVHSEKPILTRDPPPNNQSKDKTDDQLFSIMESICALVDSVPEHELIALSCGNELLLKRAQRKRVLATGGDSLLRMQQPDSTVMSEPMKEKSFSCETTDRSASSFAPMDSKKAPQIRRSSVISVDYNSDQSDSIINVKPAKKTDSRHLYVNIDSVCDSPLTHSLTNPSLNFTEKTHTSLDDSDLFFSAKKPEPVIQRKPRTQANILATEDVERDDFYDDDFDIDDFNDSDIPDYFDEPQTLTTTVREGGPSKSTWERKPTTPVSAPKPANVCSPEPTFRNPAHDRFRGFNFPYSQEMMKIFHKRFGLHQFRFNQLEAINATLQGEDTFVLMPTGGGKSLCYQLPACVSQGVTVVISPLKSLIVDQVQKLTTLDIPATSLSGDKSDSEASRIYMQLSRKDPIIKLLYITPEKVTASNRLVSALQNLFERGLLSRFVIDEAHCVSQWGHDFRPDYKRLHELRQKFPRVPMMALTATATPRVQKDILNQLNMTKPQVFTMSFNRTNLKYAVLPKKPKKVDEDCINWIKKHYPRDSGIVYCLSRNDCDAMAESLQRSGILALSYHAGLSDGDREYVQTKWINQDGCQVICATIAFGMGIDKPDVRYVIHASLPKSVEGYYQESGRAGRDGEISHCILFYSYTDVHRIKRIISMDREGDRHAKATHFNNLHSMVHFCENLMECRRIQLLAYFGELKFNKNFCKEHPDVTCDNCAKPTQYKMRNVTEDVKKIVRFVQENCEKVGARFGKTAQQNRLTLNMLVDIFIGSKAAKVQTGMFGMGGAYSRHNADRLFKKLVLDKILEEDLYITNNGQAVSYISAGPKAINVVSGSMQVEFYETESASSIRKHKAAVNKNVSQREEKVQECLKELTDLCKQLGKAFGVHYFNIFSTNSLKKIAEKLSSDPEVLLTIDGVTEDKLDKYGAEIMQVLQKYAEWQLPAEEPANSAADSWIDTTRGRTVVDYDDDDDDTESSSYFRNQAQQGQKRKKAPFFKYSKKKKSYGNTSVNSKGRGYSGNKSWSSSSSRGGSKAAGRGSRSSAGESSAGRRPGILSAPTPQSNYRPFLKPSFSHLS, from the exons ggctttttctttcaaaaagaagacctcagcaGGTACCACCAAAGTTGAAATCCCGACCAAG CTTGATGGTCctcaaaaatccaaaaacaacaGCTTCTTTCCTGTAAGCTCAAAAGGCAAGTCAGACTCCAGCTCAGACGGGAACTGTTCTGCTGGGCAGGCTCCTTCAGCACTGTCCGCTATTAAGGTGACACCGACTCTAACTAAATCTGACAACCAGTCTGCTCGTGGCACACGTGAAAGCTCCTTAAGTGGGGATGCATCTCTTGGAATCATGATGGATGACTGGGatgattttgatgattttgaaactccaaacaaaggaaaaaatgactCATTTGGCTCAGGACTATCAGGCAAGAGCAAAAACCCATCGTTATCCCTTAGTGAAGAAAAGAAGCAGGACAGTTGTGAAAACAAGAGTGGCCCTTTCAGAAGGGAGAAATCTGGTTTAAAAAAGGATAAGCATGAGGACATTCACAGCAAAGCCACACTGTCACCAGGACCTGGTATGAATCCAGACCCAGATGGGTCTGAAGTTGAGGATTCTCCAGTTAAAATGACCAGAAGAcgccttcctcctcctcctgtgttgTCTGTCCTGAGTGATAGTGAAGAGGAAGATTATGTTGTGTTGGAGCCCTCTAAATTAAATACAG aaaagaaaaccctGGTTGACCCAAAGGTAATAGAGCTCAACAACTCAGAACCAGAAGAGGAACTTGATTACATTCCCCCATCTCCCATCCCGGATGAGATTTCTTACACTTCTGCTTCTGCTTTGGAGAAAAG ACCTTCCTCAGCTGACactcagagcagagagactgTTGTCCACTCTGAGAAGCCCATATTAACACGTGATCCACCCCCTAATAACCAATCAAAAGACAAAACAG ATGATCAGCTCTTCAGTATCATGGAGTCCATTTGTGCTTTGGTTGATTCAGTCCCTGAACATGAACTAATAGCTTTGTCTTGTGGAAATGAGCTTCTATTGAAGAGGGCTCAGAG GAAGAGGGTTCTTGCAACTGGTGGGGACAGTTTATTAAGGATGCAGCAGCCAGACAGCACTGTGATGTCTGAGCCCATGAAAGAAAAATCTTTTAGTTGTGAAACAACTGACAGGTCAGCCAGCAGCTTTGCACCCATGGACTCTAAGAAGGCTCCTCAGATCCGGAGGTCTTCAGTGATATCTGTGGACTACAACTCTGATCAGTCTGACAGTATCATTAATGTAAAACCTGcgaaaaaaacagacagcaggCATCTATATGTGAACATTGATAGTGTCTGTGACTCTCCATTAACCCACAGCCTTACAAATCCATCTTTGAATTTCACTGAGAAAACACATACGTCCCTCGATGATTCAGATCTGTTCTTCTCAGCCAAGAAACCAGAGCCTGTCATTCAGAGAAAACCTAGAACCCAGGCAAACATTTTAGCAACAGAAGACGTAGAACGTGATGACTTTTACGATGACGACTTTGACATAGATGACTTTAATGACTCTGACATCCCAGATTATTTTGATGAACCCCAAACCTTGACCACAACTGTGAGAGAGGGGGGACCAAGCAAATCTACATGGGAAAGAAAACCAACAACACCTGTGTCTGCACCAAAGCCTGCAAATGTCTGCTCTCCAG aACCAACCTTCAGAAACCCGGCTCATGATCGATTCAGAGGTTTCAACTTCCCCTACTCCCAGGAAATGATGAAGATTTTTCACAAACGTTTTGGTCTTCATCAGTTTAGGTTTAATCAGCTAGAAGCAATTAATGCAACACTACAAGGAGAAGACACGTTTGTTTTGATGCCCACAG GTGGTGGCAAGAGTCTGTGCTACCAGCTGCCTGCCTGCGTGTCACAAGGAGTCACTGTGGTCATCTCCCCACTCAAATCCCTCATCGTGGACCAGGTCCAGAAACTTACCACACTGGAT ATCCCTGCAACAAGTCTGTCTGGTGATAAAAGTGACAGTGAGGCAAGCAGGATCTACATGCAGCTCTCCAGGAAAGACCCCATCATTAAACTGCTCTACATTACTCCTGAAAAG GTAACTGCCAGTAACAGATTGGTCTCCGCCCTGCAGAACCTCTTTGAAAGAGGCCTTCTGTCTCGGTTCGTCATAGATGAGGCCCATTGTGTCAGTCAG TGGGGCCATGATTTCCGACCAGACTACAAGAGGTTGCATGAACTTCGCCAGAAGTTCCCCAGAGTGCCAATGATGGCTCTGACAGCCACCGCCACTCCTCGAGTTCAGAAAGACATCCTCAACCAGCTGAACATGACTAAACCACAGGT GTTTACCATGAGCTTCAACAGAACAAACTTGAAGTACGCTGTGCTGCCAAAGAAACCAAAAAAGGTTGACGAAGACTGCATCAACTGGATCAAAAAGCACTACCCAC GTGACTCTGGTATTGTATACTGCCTGTCCCGTAACGACTGTGATGCCATGGCTGAGAGTCTGCAGAGATCAGGGATTTTAGCTCTGTCATATCATGCAGGCCTGAGTGATGGTGACAGAGAATACGTGCAGACTAAATGGATCAATCAGGATGGCTGCCAG GTGATCTGTGCCACCATTGCCTTCGGCATGGGCATTGATAAGCCTGATGTGCGCTATGTGATCCATGCCAGTCTGCCCAAGTCAGTAGAGGGGTACTACCAGGAGTCTGGTCGAGCtggcagagatggagagatCTCTCACTGTATTCTCTTCTACTCTTACACTGATGTCCATCGCATCAAAAGGATTATCAGCA tGGACAGAGAGGGTGACAGACATGCCAAGGCAACACATTTCAACAACCTTCACAGCATGGTGCACTTCTGTGAGAACTTGATGGAGTGCAGGAGAATTCAGCTGCTGGCGTACTTTGGGGAGCTGAAATTCAACAAAAACTTCTGTAAGGAACACCCAGACGTTACCTGTGACAACTGTGCCAAACCCACT CAATACAAAATGAGAAATGTTACTGAGGACGTGAAGAAGATTGTGAGGTTTGTTCAGGAGAACTGTGAGAAAGTTGGAGCGCGGTTTGGAAAGACAGCTCAGCAAAATCGACTGACACTGAATATGCTGGTGGACATCTTTATCG GATCCAAAGCTGCCAAGGTACAGACAGGAATGTTTGGGATGGGAGGAGCTTACTCCAGGCATAATGCTGATCGTCTCTTCAAGAAACTTGTCCTGGACAAAATCCTGGAGGAGGACCTCTACATCACCAACAATGGCCAAGCTGTGTCTTATATCTCTGCTGGACCAAAAGCCATAAATGTTGTTTCAGGAAGCATGCag GTGGAGTTCTATGAGACGGAGAGTGCGTCCAGCATCAGGAAACATAAAGCTGCTGTTAACAAGAACGTctcacagagagaggagaaggtTCAGGAGTGTCTGAAGGAGCTGACGGATCTGTGCAAGCAGCTGGGAAAAGCATTTGGCGTCCACTATTTCAACATCTTCTCCACTAATTCTCTGAAAAAGATAGCTG AGAAGCTCTCCTCTGATCCTGAAGTCCTCCTTACAATCGATGGTGTGACGGAAGACAAACTGGACAAGTACGGAGCTGAAATCATGCAGGTCCTACAGAAATACGCAGAGTGGCAGCTGCCTG CAGAGGAGCCAGCTAACAGCGCTGCAGACAGTTGGATAGACACGACACGAGGCCGCACCGTTGTGGAttatgatgatgacgatgatgacaCAGAGTCCTCCAGCTACTTCCGTAACCAGGCCCAACAGGgacaaaagaggaagaaagctcCGTTCTTCAAGTactcaaagaagaaaaaatcatACGGCAACACAAGTGTCAACTCCAAAGG TCGTGGCTACAGTGGCAACAAATCTTGGTCATCGTCTAGCTCCAGAGGAGGATCAAAAGCTGCAGGCCGGGGGTCCAGGAGTTCAGCAGGAGAGTCATCAGCAGGCAGGAGACCAGGAATCTTGTCCGCCCCCACCCCTCAGAGTAACTACAGACCCTTCTTGAAACCGAGCTTCTCTCACTTGAGCTAG
- the blm gene encoding Bloom syndrome protein homolog isoform X2, with protein sequence MTSLPQNNLKEQLARHSNAAQSKVSLAKPKTGAFSFKKKTSAGTTKVEIPTKVISTNPLANRNINVPKNSLVTKSTLTFSNKLDGPQKSKNNSFFPVSSKGKSDSSSDGNCSAGQAPSALSAIKVTPTLTKSDNQSARGTRESSLSGDASLGIMMDDWDDFDDFETPNKGKNDSFGSGLSGKSKNPSLSLSEEKKQDSCENKSGPFRREKSGLKKDKHEDIHSKATLSPGPGMNPDPDGSEVEDSPVKMTRRRLPPPPVLSVLSDSEEEDYVVLEPSKLNTEKKTLVDPKVIELNNSEPEEELDYIPPSPIPDEISYTSASALEKRPSSADTQSRETVVHSEKPILTRDPPPNNQSKDKTDDQLFSIMESICALVDSVPEHELIALSCGNELLLKRAQRKRVLATGGDSLLRMQQPDSTVMSEPMKEKSFSCETTDRSASSFAPMDSKKAPQIRRSSVISVDYNSDQSDSIINVKPAKKTDSRHLYVNIDSVCDSPLTHSLTNPSLNFTEKTHTSLDDSDLFFSAKKPEPVIQRKPRTQANILATEDVERDDFYDDDFDIDDFNDSDIPDYFDEPQTLTTTVREGGPSKSTWERKPTTPVSAPKPANVCSPEPTFRNPAHDRFRGFNFPYSQEMMKIFHKRFGLHQFRFNQLEAINATLQGEDTFVLMPTGGGKSLCYQLPACVSQGVTVVISPLKSLIVDQVQKLTTLDIPATSLSGDKSDSEASRIYMQLSRKDPIIKLLYITPEKVTASNRLVSALQNLFERGLLSRFVIDEAHCVSQWGHDFRPDYKRLHELRQKFPRVPMMALTATATPRVQKDILNQLNMTKPQVFTMSFNRTNLKYAVLPKKPKKVDEDCINWIKKHYPRDSGIVYCLSRNDCDAMAESLQRSGILALSYHAGLSDGDREYVQTKWINQDGCQVICATIAFGMGIDKPDVRYVIHASLPKSVEGYYQESGRAGRDGEISHCILFYSYTDVHRIKRIISMDREGDRHAKATHFNNLHSMVHFCENLMECRRIQLLAYFGELKFNKNFCKEHPDVTCDNCAKPTQYKMRNVTEDVKKIVRFVQENCEKVGARFGKTAQQNRLTLNMLVDIFIGSKAAKVQTGMFGMGGAYSRHNADRLFKKLVLDKILEEDLYITNNGQAVSYISAGPKAINVVSGSMQVEFYETESASSIRKHKAAVNKNVSQREEKVQECLKELTDLCKQLGKAFGVHYFNIFSTNSLKKIAEKLSSDPEVLLTIDGVTEDKLDKYGAEIMQVLQKYAEWQLPEEPANSAADSWIDTTRGRTVVDYDDDDDDTESSSYFRNQAQQGQKRKKAPFFKYSKKKKSYGNTSVNSKGRGYSGNKSWSSSSSRGGSKAAGRGSRSSAGESSAGRRPGILSAPTPQSNYRPFLKPSFSHLS encoded by the exons ggctttttctttcaaaaagaagacctcagcaGGTACCACCAAAGTTGAAATCCCGACCAAGGTAATCAGCACTAATCCTTTGGCAAACAGGAATATCAATGTCCCTAAGAACAGTTTGGTGACTAAATCTACtctgacattttcaaacaaGCTTGATGGTCctcaaaaatccaaaaacaacaGCTTCTTTCCTGTAAGCTCAAAAGGCAAGTCAGACTCCAGCTCAGACGGGAACTGTTCTGCTGGGCAGGCTCCTTCAGCACTGTCCGCTATTAAGGTGACACCGACTCTAACTAAATCTGACAACCAGTCTGCTCGTGGCACACGTGAAAGCTCCTTAAGTGGGGATGCATCTCTTGGAATCATGATGGATGACTGGGatgattttgatgattttgaaactccaaacaaaggaaaaaatgactCATTTGGCTCAGGACTATCAGGCAAGAGCAAAAACCCATCGTTATCCCTTAGTGAAGAAAAGAAGCAGGACAGTTGTGAAAACAAGAGTGGCCCTTTCAGAAGGGAGAAATCTGGTTTAAAAAAGGATAAGCATGAGGACATTCACAGCAAAGCCACACTGTCACCAGGACCTGGTATGAATCCAGACCCAGATGGGTCTGAAGTTGAGGATTCTCCAGTTAAAATGACCAGAAGAcgccttcctcctcctcctgtgttgTCTGTCCTGAGTGATAGTGAAGAGGAAGATTATGTTGTGTTGGAGCCCTCTAAATTAAATACAG aaaagaaaaccctGGTTGACCCAAAGGTAATAGAGCTCAACAACTCAGAACCAGAAGAGGAACTTGATTACATTCCCCCATCTCCCATCCCGGATGAGATTTCTTACACTTCTGCTTCTGCTTTGGAGAAAAG ACCTTCCTCAGCTGACactcagagcagagagactgTTGTCCACTCTGAGAAGCCCATATTAACACGTGATCCACCCCCTAATAACCAATCAAAAGACAAAACAG ATGATCAGCTCTTCAGTATCATGGAGTCCATTTGTGCTTTGGTTGATTCAGTCCCTGAACATGAACTAATAGCTTTGTCTTGTGGAAATGAGCTTCTATTGAAGAGGGCTCAGAG GAAGAGGGTTCTTGCAACTGGTGGGGACAGTTTATTAAGGATGCAGCAGCCAGACAGCACTGTGATGTCTGAGCCCATGAAAGAAAAATCTTTTAGTTGTGAAACAACTGACAGGTCAGCCAGCAGCTTTGCACCCATGGACTCTAAGAAGGCTCCTCAGATCCGGAGGTCTTCAGTGATATCTGTGGACTACAACTCTGATCAGTCTGACAGTATCATTAATGTAAAACCTGcgaaaaaaacagacagcaggCATCTATATGTGAACATTGATAGTGTCTGTGACTCTCCATTAACCCACAGCCTTACAAATCCATCTTTGAATTTCACTGAGAAAACACATACGTCCCTCGATGATTCAGATCTGTTCTTCTCAGCCAAGAAACCAGAGCCTGTCATTCAGAGAAAACCTAGAACCCAGGCAAACATTTTAGCAACAGAAGACGTAGAACGTGATGACTTTTACGATGACGACTTTGACATAGATGACTTTAATGACTCTGACATCCCAGATTATTTTGATGAACCCCAAACCTTGACCACAACTGTGAGAGAGGGGGGACCAAGCAAATCTACATGGGAAAGAAAACCAACAACACCTGTGTCTGCACCAAAGCCTGCAAATGTCTGCTCTCCAG aACCAACCTTCAGAAACCCGGCTCATGATCGATTCAGAGGTTTCAACTTCCCCTACTCCCAGGAAATGATGAAGATTTTTCACAAACGTTTTGGTCTTCATCAGTTTAGGTTTAATCAGCTAGAAGCAATTAATGCAACACTACAAGGAGAAGACACGTTTGTTTTGATGCCCACAG GTGGTGGCAAGAGTCTGTGCTACCAGCTGCCTGCCTGCGTGTCACAAGGAGTCACTGTGGTCATCTCCCCACTCAAATCCCTCATCGTGGACCAGGTCCAGAAACTTACCACACTGGAT ATCCCTGCAACAAGTCTGTCTGGTGATAAAAGTGACAGTGAGGCAAGCAGGATCTACATGCAGCTCTCCAGGAAAGACCCCATCATTAAACTGCTCTACATTACTCCTGAAAAG GTAACTGCCAGTAACAGATTGGTCTCCGCCCTGCAGAACCTCTTTGAAAGAGGCCTTCTGTCTCGGTTCGTCATAGATGAGGCCCATTGTGTCAGTCAG TGGGGCCATGATTTCCGACCAGACTACAAGAGGTTGCATGAACTTCGCCAGAAGTTCCCCAGAGTGCCAATGATGGCTCTGACAGCCACCGCCACTCCTCGAGTTCAGAAAGACATCCTCAACCAGCTGAACATGACTAAACCACAGGT GTTTACCATGAGCTTCAACAGAACAAACTTGAAGTACGCTGTGCTGCCAAAGAAACCAAAAAAGGTTGACGAAGACTGCATCAACTGGATCAAAAAGCACTACCCAC GTGACTCTGGTATTGTATACTGCCTGTCCCGTAACGACTGTGATGCCATGGCTGAGAGTCTGCAGAGATCAGGGATTTTAGCTCTGTCATATCATGCAGGCCTGAGTGATGGTGACAGAGAATACGTGCAGACTAAATGGATCAATCAGGATGGCTGCCAG GTGATCTGTGCCACCATTGCCTTCGGCATGGGCATTGATAAGCCTGATGTGCGCTATGTGATCCATGCCAGTCTGCCCAAGTCAGTAGAGGGGTACTACCAGGAGTCTGGTCGAGCtggcagagatggagagatCTCTCACTGTATTCTCTTCTACTCTTACACTGATGTCCATCGCATCAAAAGGATTATCAGCA tGGACAGAGAGGGTGACAGACATGCCAAGGCAACACATTTCAACAACCTTCACAGCATGGTGCACTTCTGTGAGAACTTGATGGAGTGCAGGAGAATTCAGCTGCTGGCGTACTTTGGGGAGCTGAAATTCAACAAAAACTTCTGTAAGGAACACCCAGACGTTACCTGTGACAACTGTGCCAAACCCACT CAATACAAAATGAGAAATGTTACTGAGGACGTGAAGAAGATTGTGAGGTTTGTTCAGGAGAACTGTGAGAAAGTTGGAGCGCGGTTTGGAAAGACAGCTCAGCAAAATCGACTGACACTGAATATGCTGGTGGACATCTTTATCG GATCCAAAGCTGCCAAGGTACAGACAGGAATGTTTGGGATGGGAGGAGCTTACTCCAGGCATAATGCTGATCGTCTCTTCAAGAAACTTGTCCTGGACAAAATCCTGGAGGAGGACCTCTACATCACCAACAATGGCCAAGCTGTGTCTTATATCTCTGCTGGACCAAAAGCCATAAATGTTGTTTCAGGAAGCATGCag GTGGAGTTCTATGAGACGGAGAGTGCGTCCAGCATCAGGAAACATAAAGCTGCTGTTAACAAGAACGTctcacagagagaggagaaggtTCAGGAGTGTCTGAAGGAGCTGACGGATCTGTGCAAGCAGCTGGGAAAAGCATTTGGCGTCCACTATTTCAACATCTTCTCCACTAATTCTCTGAAAAAGATAGCTG AGAAGCTCTCCTCTGATCCTGAAGTCCTCCTTACAATCGATGGTGTGACGGAAGACAAACTGGACAAGTACGGAGCTGAAATCATGCAGGTCCTACAGAAATACGCAGAGTGGCAGCTGCCTG AGGAGCCAGCTAACAGCGCTGCAGACAGTTGGATAGACACGACACGAGGCCGCACCGTTGTGGAttatgatgatgacgatgatgacaCAGAGTCCTCCAGCTACTTCCGTAACCAGGCCCAACAGGgacaaaagaggaagaaagctcCGTTCTTCAAGTactcaaagaagaaaaaatcatACGGCAACACAAGTGTCAACTCCAAAGG TCGTGGCTACAGTGGCAACAAATCTTGGTCATCGTCTAGCTCCAGAGGAGGATCAAAAGCTGCAGGCCGGGGGTCCAGGAGTTCAGCAGGAGAGTCATCAGCAGGCAGGAGACCAGGAATCTTGTCCGCCCCCACCCCTCAGAGTAACTACAGACCCTTCTTGAAACCGAGCTTCTCTCACTTGAGCTAG